A window of Quercus robur chromosome 12, dhQueRobu3.1, whole genome shotgun sequence genomic DNA:
tgtaaaagttacaatacttttggtttgttcaacatgtactttttttttttttttcaatcatagatttgtgctcttttttcttatatataaaagcgCGAAAATGCAAGCACAGTGTTTTTGTACTGTACATCTAGTGTTTTTGCGTTGTACATCTACAATGCCATTTTGTTGAGCcactttgtctttctttttttcttttttcttttttttttttaagttttgaatagTAGCTACAGTACCAAATTGGTTTAATAaactttgttgagccaaaattcactattccacatacaaattttttgggttgactttttatatatttttttctttacacactattttaagtaaaaacacatagttttgcacacaaaaacaaaaacaaaaacttaggaaaaaaacatttttcatcctttatgtttggggtagtttacaattctttcttaaactttaaaatcatgcaatttttcccttaatattttggaaaagagcaaacatatcatattgttattctctcagttaaaccctaatgaaaacttatgattcttaaaatattttattgtgtaatgtctaaattactcctgctaaattttaacatcctaaaaattttctttacgtattttgagttttaaatgataaaagttCTTAGAAAGTTAGAATGATGATATTTAATGACACgagccttttcttatctttttttttttaatttaaaatttcttagtAAAACTCAGTTGTTTATTGTTGAAAGATGATGATATtcgttatcattcttagaagtttttaaagaatagatatattgtctttagcaagtaggtactaaaaaactattatagttaaataaatatttatatgttaaatagctaCCCTAATTTTATGGttaatcaaaattcttaaacgaatgagattaactttttatgacataattatcaaaattcttaaaattaatgtctcttttgattaatgtaaatctctaaatattttaaaaatcaaatgattcatatctttgttttgtaactaattaaagtaataaatttgaaaataattactAATAGATGATACAACAATCAAGTGATCATCTATAATTGTcattctgcatttattttttatttgtttataataatGAAAACTTTTAATGATAAGCAAACAAAGATAAAGATACGTACAGTACCGGTTCAAGCATATAAGCAACTGATGCAATCGCCTAGGGCCCCAAATgaaaaaaggcccccaaattttaaccaataattattttttttcttggagaAAACCAACCAATAAATATATGTCTTTAACATATATAAGTATTAATTAAAAccgaaattttattattaaagaatcatttggaaaacaaaaacaaaaaattgttggaTGTGCTGAACGATTCGTTTTCTCTATGGATAGtgtaaaaatcatttaatttcctACATATACTGAAGCTGAAAAATCACACACTATCTCCCTCTCTACAAAGCAAACTGAAagcaaaaagcccaaaataaattcaatctcaaaccttaatttttttactaattgttGACAAATTTCTACGCTCTTtccattttaaaagaaaaagtggttTTTTGAAGTCTTCTTTGGATTCGGCTTTGGATCTTCAAACCTCCTTCTTTGTTGAGCCATAGCCTTCAACATCCAGGTTTGGAATTTTAACTCTAAAATCTCTGTTTCTTTAACCCTGTTCTTTCTTGATTTAGTTTGccttcttttaattttggttgTTAGTGGTAGATAGCCCTCACACTTGTCAATGATCCAtacattttgataaataaataaaaaaaggggtaCGTGAGTATTGGGTACTAGGTTGCATAGGTTTACCTCCACACTTTAATAGTTTTATATGTACTtccctttttgtttgttattattattattttttttttttgtgagaggattcttttggttttgttagtatataaattcttaatttgttaaaaaataataattaattatatctttatatataataagatcAAGCTATATTTTTGATTCCTAGTACAGTAAACAATGATGATAGTTTGAAAAAGTATTGTCTATAATATCTTGAATGTTATTTCAAACATGATATTTATGATATTGATGgcttatatttattaataacataTTATTTAAGATCAATTATGCCATTAttctccttctcaaaaaaaaaaaaaaattatgccattattctaaaaaaatgtgGATAAGCCAATTATCATTTCAAATGGAAATGTTAGTAGAATttgattacaaaaacttgataAATACTTTTAcatcacaaaaattaataaaattaggctttaaataaaaaaaatgatatcaaaatttaaataaaaattatttaattcatattttattaataaaaagaccCATTTAAAATTGTCGCTTTGTGCCGGCCCTGGATACGTACGATTcttcacacacaaaaacaaaaaagagataatgatACGTAAACTATACAGAAAAGTACAGGACAGAGGTCTTGGAAAACAATATCAACAAAAGCTGAGGGGCCTAGAGATAAATTTAGGCACCTACAAAACATAATTGTGCAAGGACCAGCCCACAAACACTTGGGCTGATATGTTGCCAACCCTGCATTTTTTCTTCAAACGTCTTCTTAGCAACTTTGAACAACCGAACCACCCTTTTTACTCTCTTAAAAAGATAGGCCAACATTACCTTTAAGTCTAAGATGTCTTCTCTATAAGCCTAAGATATGCTTTTTActcacttaaaaattttaattatgtcaAATCCTAATAATTACTCACCCTCATTCATTTGCCTGAGCGGTATAAGTCACTCTCATTCACGGGAGTATAAGCAAAAGCTCTATTGTTTTCTCCCATCCTAAGCACATAAGTCGCATCAAGAAATAAGAATGGCTAGAAAGTCGTTCTCACAAAATGCCCTCTCCTTCTTGTATAAACATCTTAGAAGGCCAGAGAACCCAACCTCTACTCAATGGAAGATCATCAATGCCCATGCAAGCCAATTAAAATATGAGAAATACACCTCTCTTGTACATAGAGCTGAGGAGCTTTCAAACCAAACATTGATATTTCACTCAGAAGCTTCCCTGCTGAAATCATCTTCATTGTTTCCTTACTTCATGGTGGTGGCCTTTGAAGCTGGAGGGCTCTTAAGGgctctcattttctttcttttataccctcttgtttgtttgtttggtgaAGAGCTGGGGTTGAAGATTCAGATTTTCTTATGCTTCTTTGGCATAAAAAAGGAGAGCTTTAGATTAGGAACAGCTGTTTTACCAAGGTTATTTTTACAAGATATTGGGGATGAAGGCTTTGAAGTGGTCAAGATTTGTGGGAGAAAAGTGGGAGTGAGTGACTTGCCTAGAATCATGGTTGAAGGGTTTTTGAAAGACTATTTAGGGGTAGATGCTGTTTTGGGGAAAGAATTAAAGGTGGTTTGTGGGTATTATGTGGGATTAGTGGAGGATATCAAGGCAGACGGAAATGTTTTAGATGAGATTCTTGGTGAGAAGAGAACTGGTTCAGTTGCTATTGGTTTTTGTAGCTACAAAAAGCTCCTTGATCAGCATCTCCTTGCTCATTGCAAGGTTGGTTGTcctagatctctctctctctctctctctcacatgcacacacatttaTGTAGATTTGTTTTTGGCCATAAGTCTTATAACTTAGTGACACTGCTTGAGAGTTCAAATCTCATCTCCTCATGGTTGtaattatcgaattatcaaaaataaatatgttgatatttatgtttttttaacaaTGTTCATGTGTTGCATGATCAGGAGGTTTGCTTGGTGAGTGAAACTGAGAAGAGGAACTGGCATATCCTTCCAAGGGAGAAGTATCCAAAGCCGTTGATATTCCATGATGGAAGATTAGCGTTAAGGCCAACCCAACTGGCCACGTTAGCTATGTTCATGTGGATTCCACTTGGGATTTTCCTCGTCCTCATTAGAGTCCCTGTTGGCATTACTTTACCTCACTGGATGTCCTATCCAATATTGGCCTTTACTGGGGCAAGAACCACTGTTGCGAGATCTAAGTCCTCCACTGCTTCAACCAACAATGAAAAAAGACCAAATGGCATAGTTTATGTGTGCAACCACAGAACTCTGCTTGATCCACTGTATGTTCAATCAGCAGGGCCGGCTCAACAAGTTCtggggccttaggcgaaaattttaaatgggacctttttataattaaatattaataaaataaaatatatttatatattgaatttttttatttaaaatctatttttcttgctttttgagatgcaaaattactaattaagtttttgaaagtttaaacctgcacaaataaaaattaatttaatacatgatttaataaattagtgtcactataatacaaatgagttgatacgatatacatcaaattattaattggtataataatttataataataaataaagtgtcagattaaaaaaaaaaaaaaaaaaaaaaaaaaaaagttgagaaacCGTCGGACCAAAGTGAATCACTGTGgtcattaaccaaaaaaaaaaaatactgtgcTGTGGTCAGTGGTTTGTCACGTGACATGACAGACCACTGACCACAAtactcctattaaaaaaaaattgagaaccaTCCACAGGGCCATCCATGATCCAGCCGGATCAGCtttttttctccaatttctATGGCTAAGTTTTAAAGTAGATAAAGGTCCCATCCCATCAAACAGTTGTGTTGCTTGTGCAGTGCAGTGAACGGGtgaaacaaactaaaaatatatataatataagtttaatAAATAGATGACTCTTCACTCTTCAGTCTTTATTTTCGGaaagacaaagagaaagaggggaaGAAAAAACTGAAGCAGAATTGCAGAAAAATACCTTCTGTGACTGCCGGCTGGTGCCTGGTAGAGTGGTATGCaggaatcaacaaagaaaaattttaagctaGAGGGGCTGACTGACTGAGTTGAtgaaaaaagatcaaaaatcaagatgaagatgaagaaaagaaaggtaaaacCGTAAGAATATAGATGAAGAGGCAGAGAGTTGAGAggtttttcttctgtttttgacatttataatctctattttagcatatttcaagacaattacgttatattattaatgaatttgtctgctattaattttaattttaacatatttcaagaatgagttaatatatttgtctcctaaaatttaattgtgTTAGCTgaactttgactttttttttttttttttcctttttaatcttttgcatTTTAAGATACAATGGGgcctttttaatgcattttattgaccaataaaaatgcttaaaattttttttaactaaaatatataaataaatatattatatataaaaattttttttacaagtggggccttcttttattggggggccttaggcgattgCATCTCTTGCATTTGCTGTTGAGCCGGCCCTGTCAATCAGTTCTAGATAAGCCACTCTCTACAGTCACATACAGCATAAGTAAATTTACAGAGTTAATAGCTCCAATCAGGACCATCCACTTGACACGAGACAGGGAAACAGATGGAATGGCAATGAAGAAATTGTTGAGCTATGGTGACGTTGTGGTTTGCACAGAAGGAACCACTTGTAGGGAACCTTATTTACTAAGGTTTAGCCCATTATTTGCAGAGCTGGCATATGATATAGTTCCTGTGGCTATAGACGTGCAGGTAAGTATGTTTTATGGAACAACAGCTGGTGGGTGTAAATGTTTAGACTATGCATTTCACTTCCTGAATCCATATCCTACCTACTGTATTAAATTTCTTGAGAAGTTACCAGACTCACACACATGTAAGTTTGGAGGGGTATCTAAGTTTGAAGTAGCTAATCATGTGCAGCATGAGATAGCCAAAGCTTTGGGGTTCCAGTGCACCAGTCTTACAAGAAAAGACAAGTATATGATCTTAGCAGGTAATGAGGGCATAATTCAGGATTCTAAAAGACCATGAACATCCATAAGTTGGGCATAAGGTAGGCAAGAACTTCGTAGCCCAATCAATGTTCAAATCTCCCTTTAAAGAAGTCAacctaatttttacttttatatactACTGGGTAGGCCTGTAACAAGGATGGAGCTGAGACTTGTAGTTAGGGGTAACTTTGCTGCTGGTTGGGCTCAGTAGCTTAGCcctttaaggttttttttttgtaactttgaTGCATGTTATTGGGTAAAgacaattattttgtttgaaaatttttaaaaggtCGGGTTATTTGTTTTGAGTTAAATTGGTTgattagatttaatttttttttaactttactattgataatttttgttgttggattaatttttttgggtttgtatattttattttaaaatttaaatttatagatttttttatggtctttaaaatgagaaaatgctagagttacaaatatttttacaaattattaatgtgatGAGTAATTattgactaataaaaaaaagtggtgtAAGTGGTAGGACTAGATGTGAACTAATAAAAAGTTACTACcttaatagtttgtaaaaatattgtagaaaaatttgtgactataacatcattcttaaaagaattaaagtaATACTATAATCACAAactatttcacaacatttttacaaactgttattGTACGTGGACaacattttattggttttcatcgaGGTCTACTGTCAAtgttactttttcatttaccaataaccactcgccacatcagcagtttgtaaaatattttgtaaaaaaatttgtacctctagcattactcaaaaaattaagGGTCATACTAAcgaatgcccttagggcacttgttaacaatccattttaggaaagttttgatatcacttttatgggaaatgaaaaaaactgtcaaaacattaattattttttttcttttcccataaaaactttctttaactggattcttaaccagtgccctaagggcacttgtTAGGATTTCCCAAAAATTAATGATATTAATAAGAAGACtaagtgtaattttataaaacaaaattgttaaaattaataccTATTACCTAGTATATATTCTAAGAGTTGTGCTAGGACCACCAAAAATGGCACAACTTTGTGCTACAACTCATCATGTGGCGAGTTGTAGTGACTAGTAGATGAGTATCTGTAGGCCATATGGGGATATACCTCTAGTAATCACAACTTACCACGTGACGAGTTGTAGTACAAAATTGTGCCATTTTCGATGATCCCAACATTTTCTATATTCTAATATACACCTCCGTTGCTGACCAAAGCCATAAgtgtttttatcttttctttgaattctttctccttttgttctttcacaaaacaaaagcaagcGAGTTGTAAGTTTGAACTTTTTGTTTGGAAGTGCTTAACTTTCGACAGCTCGTACAGAGCACTATTGGAAATGCAGATGCACACAACAGTACTCTGCATATCATTATTTGTATATAATGCAGTGTAATATATATTGTACGAAATGTCAAGTGATAATGATAACGAAATGTTTATTAATTACCAACTAGAATCCattgattattaatttattacatcTACCCCAGGGTTCGCACAACTGTATCATTTAAGCTGTAAGAAACCCTACTACTTCGACACTCTTTTCAAGAAAATGCCATAACTTCATCAGCTAACTCATGAACTCTCATtcaactctcataaaaaaaaaaaaaaaaaaaaaaaaaaaaggtttaagaTGTCCAGAGCTGgagtttgtgtttaattttaagttCAAAAAGTGTGTATAGGTGCAAAGGTGGCTTGTGTTTAGTGTTTACGCATGGTTGTGTGTGTAATGGTAGCACCCACTGTGAGAAGTGTGGGTGTGTGTTGATATATAGAAGTCGTAGTGCATGCCCATAACCCTTCTACCAGTTTATAATTTGCTCAAAGAAGCAGGAATTTTCACGTGGAGAGATCAATGCACATTGAATTCAATGTGCAATGATCTCTCCTTTCATATGCATGACAGGTCTAACAATAAATTCGTGGTTAATGCTCTCTCCACATGACAGGAATTTTCATGTGAACATCTGGGGAAGCTTTTATTGTTAGACCTGTCATGGATATGAAAGGAGAGATCATTGCACATAGAATAACTTTTCCAAGGACAAAACTTTGATGCAATTATTGTAATACATTAGATTCCCTGTAAGTCAATTCAAacacaatttatatatataataataggtgaataaagagaaaatcaaattagaatttcaaattagagtttcaattttgcgtcatgtgtcttaaattatttattcttaaagagttttatttcttaattttagaatcaaacatgggaccacatcataaattttcatccaagtgagttattaaatacaaaaatcaaagagtctagaataaatgaatcgttaaaaaaaaaaaaaaaaaaaatgcttcacaataataataaaaatatattaaaaaaaatggacaattacATTtgatacctaataatatccacacaaaattttttaaagtgttaacaaaatataaaaatgactatcaataatatttaaattatatatataaattatattatattatgcatcttattgtatatctttatgTGTATCCATGTATATACATGGGGTTACAAGTTAATATTACATTAACTATTGAAGCATAAAGAGTGTCTTCTtttctaaaaacaattaaaatcaatacaattatgtatttgaatttaatttaaaaaaacataacGTAACTgaacccaaaaaataattaattttccaGCCGACAATTCAGCTCAATTTAAGTAGAAGAAAATCCTATTAGTCatgagaaattattttatacGGTACTACGTACGCTTCTCTCTTTTACCATTGGGTATATAAACATGAGTCTCATGTATAAGCTACATATGTATTTAAGACTAAGACATAGTACATTGGGTATGCTGAATAATTTGCCATTAATGGTAGTGAAAAATTAAATACTCTCCCAAGATGTTATTGTTCAAAACTGCATAATCGCATCAAATAATCTctaaaaagatattattattcaAAACTGTATAATCACATCAACTCAATCTCTAGCTGTAACGTACatatctttaaaataaaaatagtttctatttactgtataaaacaaaaataataatacacgTTCTTGTCAATAACCTTATAGGAATTGATACCTCTTAATGCACAAAGTGTTTGATAATAcaagttatttattattaaaaatataagatacttctctcaaaaaaaaaatatatatatatatataagatactaaacttagattaggatagagtagaaattttatcttgtataaaatatatatatatatatatatataagacacTAAACTTATGCTTCCAAATTATATTTAAGGATAATTACACTCCTCTCCCTTATGGTTTGGAAAAATGACACTCCACCCCAAACCTTAAAGGAAAAAACACTCCTCTCTCTTGAAGTTTGAAGAAGTTGacactctctcttcttttcttttcttttcttttatattaataattaaatgtgggggccggttaatcaataaattattaaagtctagttaattgggcctatggcccaccTAAGGACGTAAAGCTGTCCGAGGAGACCCATATCAAGTTGTAAGGGTAACCAAACAGAAGGAAGAGTAGATATCGCATTaggtgagttcagtattcgtccgaggacaaaatccttctcgacAATATGAGTCTGAGGATGATCAGAACACCACCTTGTTACAAACGTACTTCGGAGCTACGTTACCACTAAAAGCGGGATATGGGACcaaggataagaaagaaaaggcaaacaaatatctataacgaCAGCTGCcaccgcattaattgcctctcaaccaactctctggcctcattaatgtggaggtcatgcctgaacagtgatgaagcagtcTTATAGCTGCTAGTTGGAGATTCCAaaaggtgttagatgggacagaaagagatcccCTGAACCCAACTTACACGtgtgtgatgaagatgatgtcaaaagggcagtatataacatgaaagaaagcTTTGAGGAAGGGAGATCGAAACATCgaaaagaaacaaagagtaCTCAGAAGAAAACCTTAGAAACCAAAGTACTAAacttgtttaaaagaaaaactaactgTTATATCAGTgctaatccatctataaacgtgaggttgaatcgtttttcttttaaagttaacctagttcttgaacgcccacgctctacaaattttattatttgggcttttaacgtacgaacccaataccagtttgggatcgttacaaattgagtccttacattaaatattctaaatttttataagaatctctttaaaaaaatttaatcatagttagtaaaaaaacaaccaataaatttagaataaaatgcaaaatttatcaaGCACCAAAAAATACTTGCAACGGAAAATTTCTTCATAACCcgttgaaaaaagaagaagaaaagaaagaaagaaaaattcacatttaatattttaaattacattttaattaaaaattttaaataatgaattttaattatgaaataagataattttggaCACGTGCCCTTAGGTAAAGGATAggttttaatattaatttaataaagttTGGTCAATGGGATGTTAAGGGGAAAAGagtttttttccttcaagtttgGGATGGGGTGTTATTTCTCTAAACCTCAAAGAAGAGAAGTGTAATTACCccttatatttattaattaaaaaatactctAATTTGACTAAATTTCAATATTCTTACTAACTTtgctacaaaatatatatatatatatatatatatatattgtatttattttgattacccccatttggtatcagagccatttgAGCTCGATCGTAAGTGTTTGTAAGTtacattgtatttattttgattttcaatcAAGTTGGCCGGTGATACCGCCatagttatccattattttgtgGTTATTCATTACTTTGAAGTATGTTATCTCTaacaaacattattttattttacatctattttctgATAGCACTTCCACTCCCATATGTTGCATTTTTCATTTACTACTTCATATCAGTTTGTAGTatctgttctttcttttggtggtaaGCTGAGCCTCCCGTTCATTCAAACTGTTCATTATCTTGTGACTATTTGTTTAAGCTAATCCTTTGCTTCCCagttatcttcttcttcctgcCTTTGTTTCTTTCCCAACAATTTGCTACAGATGTGTATTAAACCAGGTTCTATGAAGACATGTTACCCGATAAGTCTAGGTAGAAGTCCAGTTCTGTGTCGGTTTTGCTGCTCGGTAAATCTAATCCCGAAGGTTGGTGT
This region includes:
- the LOC126709775 gene encoding probable glycerol-3-phosphate acyltransferase 3, whose product is MARKSFSQNALSFLYKHLRRPENPTSTQWKIINAHASQLKYEKYTSLVHRAEELSNQTLIFHSEASLLKSSSLFPYFMVVAFEAGGLLRALIFFLLYPLVCLFGEELGLKIQIFLCFFGIKKESFRLGTAVLPRLFLQDIGDEGFEVVKICGRKVGVSDLPRIMVEGFLKDYLGVDAVLGKELKVVCGYYVGLVEDIKADGNVLDEILGEKRTGSVAIGFCSYKKLLDQHLLAHCKEVCLVSETEKRNWHILPREKYPKPLIFHDGRLALRPTQLATLAMFMWIPLGIFLVLIRVPVGITLPHWMSYPILAFTGARTTVARSKSSTASTNNEKRPNGIVYVCNHRTLLDPLRPCQSVLDKPLSTVTYSISKFTELIAPIRTIHLTRDRETDGMAMKKLLSYGDVVVCTEGTTCREPYLLRFSPLFAELAYDIVPVAIDVQVSMFYGTTAGGCKCLDYAFHFLNPYPTYCIKFLEKLPDSHTCKFGGVSKFEVANHVQHEIAKALGFQCTSLTRKDKYMILAGNEGIIQDSKRP